A DNA window from Legionella sp. MW5194 contains the following coding sequences:
- a CDS encoding MAPEG family protein — protein sequence MTTLLICLFIAALLPYLSKLAVVYAIKKEGRYDNHHPRQQQAGLTGLGARAVAAHQNSFEALLVFSTAVLAALATEHTSTVNQYLAIAFIAARLAYHAIYLLNWSTLRSTIWFVGWLCSISILWNCIP from the coding sequence GTGACGACCTTACTGATTTGCCTGTTTATTGCAGCATTACTACCCTATCTATCAAAGCTGGCAGTAGTCTATGCCATTAAAAAAGAAGGCCGCTACGATAATCATCATCCTCGCCAGCAGCAGGCCGGACTCACCGGCTTGGGTGCTCGGGCTGTGGCGGCGCATCAGAACAGCTTTGAAGCCTTGCTGGTTTTCTCCACGGCGGTTCTTGCGGCATTAGCGACTGAGCACACCTCAACAGTCAATCAATATTTAGCCATTGCCTTCATTGCGGCAAGGCTCGCCTACCATGCCATTTATCTGTTGAATTGGTCGACATTACGATCCACCATCTGGTTTGTGGGATGGTTGTGTTCAATCAGTATTTTGTGGAATTGCATTCCTTAA